One Pseudomonas lalucatii genomic window carries:
- a CDS encoding DUF6901 family protein has protein sequence MAIEYRFTLDDNHQFSYHIELERPYDSAQAQAAPKWTRLGYQQCSNCPLSRNSFSHCPAAVDLHRVIEDFQGLPAFKKAVVWVRTPEREYTKQVGLEEGLRALLGVIMATSACPVLGKLRPMAQNHLPFASNQEFILRTFSLYLARQYFNHREGRHADWELKGLVRMFQQLQLVNQAFWQRIHDTCEGDSNLKAFLTFFSMASSMTYSLETQLQKIRPLVMSSGEGFE, from the coding sequence ATGGCCATCGAGTACCGATTCACTCTCGACGACAATCATCAGTTCAGCTATCACATCGAGCTGGAGCGCCCCTATGACTCGGCGCAGGCCCAGGCCGCGCCGAAGTGGACCCGGCTGGGGTATCAGCAGTGCAGCAACTGCCCGCTGAGTCGCAACAGCTTCAGCCATTGCCCGGCGGCTGTCGACCTGCACCGGGTGATCGAGGACTTTCAGGGCCTGCCGGCCTTCAAGAAGGCCGTGGTCTGGGTGCGCACCCCGGAGCGCGAGTACACCAAGCAGGTCGGTCTGGAGGAGGGCTTGCGGGCGCTTCTCGGGGTCATCATGGCGACCAGTGCCTGCCCGGTGCTGGGCAAGCTGCGGCCGATGGCGCAGAACCATCTGCCGTTCGCCAGCAATCAGGAGTTCATCCTGCGGACCTTCTCGCTGTATCTGGCGCGCCAGTATTTCAATCACCGCGAAGGGCGCCATGCGGATTGGGAGCTGAAGGGGCTGGTGCGGATGTTCCAGCAGCTGCAGCTGGTCAATCAGGCGTTCTGGCAGCGCATCCACGATACCTGCGAGGGCGACTCGAATCTGAAGGCGTTCCTGACCTTCTTCTCGATGGCCTCGAGCATGACCTACTCGTTGGAGACCCAGCTGCAGAAGATTCGCCCGCTGGTGATGAGTTCCGGTGAAGGCTTCGAGTGA
- a CDS encoding ATP-binding cassette domain-containing protein translates to MTLLKFTDVSLAYGAMPLLDQVSWQIARGERVCIIGRNGTGKSSLLRLVKGDRQADDGEIWRAPGLKIGELPQELPRADERTVFDVVAEGLDGVGALLAEYHHLSQNIHSDADLDKLMHVQQDLEARDGWRLQQLVESTLSRLQLPADKTLAELSGGWRRRVLLAQALVSEPDLLLLDEPTNHLDIGAIAWLEEALLGFGGAVLFITHDRAFLQNLATRILELDRGGLIDWNGDYASFLVHKEQQLAAEETANALFDKRLAQEEVWIRQGIKARRTRNEGRVRALKAMRAERSERRERQGKATIQLDVAEKSGKQVMVVEQVGFAHPGGPKLIDDFSMVLQRSDRIGLLGANGTGKTTLLKLLLGDLQPTAGKIEIGTKLEVAYFDQLRHQLDPEKTVIDNVAEGRDFISIDGQNRHVLSYLGDFLFSPQRARTPVKALSGGERARLLLAKLFSKPANLLVLDEPTNDLDVETLELLEEVLLTFPGTVLMVSHDRAFLDNVVTSTLVFEGEGRVREYVGGYQDWLRQGGSARLLGVGESKGGKAELASAVVAAAAAPAAVPEPAAAAGKKKLSYKLQRELEALPGQIDALETQIATVQERVGDPGFYQQPAQETAAVLAQLQALQDELDQLLERWAELEG, encoded by the coding sequence ATGACCCTGCTCAAGTTCACCGATGTTTCCCTGGCCTACGGCGCCATGCCGCTGCTGGACCAGGTGTCCTGGCAGATCGCCCGGGGCGAGCGGGTGTGCATCATCGGCCGCAACGGTACCGGCAAGTCCAGCCTGCTGCGCCTGGTCAAGGGCGACCGGCAGGCCGACGATGGCGAGATCTGGCGGGCGCCGGGGCTGAAGATCGGCGAGCTGCCGCAGGAGCTGCCGCGCGCCGACGAACGCACGGTGTTCGATGTGGTTGCCGAGGGGCTGGATGGGGTCGGCGCCTTGCTCGCCGAGTACCACCACCTGAGCCAGAACATCCACAGCGATGCCGACCTGGACAAGCTGATGCACGTCCAGCAGGACCTCGAGGCGCGCGACGGCTGGCGCCTGCAGCAACTGGTCGAGAGCACCCTGAGCCGCCTGCAGCTGCCGGCCGACAAGACCCTGGCCGAGCTGTCCGGCGGCTGGCGCCGGCGCGTGCTGCTGGCCCAGGCGCTGGTCTCGGAGCCGGACCTGCTGCTGCTGGACGAGCCGACCAACCACCTGGACATCGGCGCCATCGCCTGGCTGGAAGAGGCGCTGTTGGGCTTCGGCGGCGCGGTACTGTTCATCACCCACGACCGGGCCTTCCTGCAGAACCTGGCCACGCGCATCCTCGAACTGGATCGCGGCGGCCTGATCGACTGGAACGGCGACTACGCCAGTTTCCTGGTGCACAAGGAGCAGCAGCTGGCGGCCGAAGAGACCGCCAATGCGCTGTTCGACAAGCGCCTGGCCCAGGAGGAGGTGTGGATTCGCCAGGGCATCAAGGCGCGGCGCACCCGCAACGAGGGGCGCGTGCGTGCGCTCAAGGCGATGCGTGCCGAGCGCAGCGAGCGGCGCGAGCGCCAGGGCAAGGCGACGATCCAGTTGGACGTGGCGGAGAAGTCCGGCAAGCAGGTGATGGTGGTCGAGCAGGTCGGCTTCGCCCACCCGGGCGGGCCGAAGCTGATCGATGATTTCTCCATGGTCCTGCAGCGTTCCGACCGTATCGGCCTGCTCGGCGCCAACGGCACCGGCAAGACCACCCTGCTCAAGCTGTTGCTCGGCGACCTGCAGCCCACCGCCGGCAAGATCGAGATCGGCACCAAGTTGGAAGTGGCCTATTTCGACCAGCTGCGCCATCAGCTGGACCCGGAGAAGACGGTGATCGACAACGTCGCCGAGGGCCGCGACTTCATCAGCATCGACGGGCAGAACCGTCATGTGCTGAGCTATCTCGGCGATTTCCTGTTCAGCCCCCAGCGCGCACGGACCCCGGTCAAGGCCCTGTCGGGTGGCGAGCGGGCCCGCCTGCTGCTGGCCAAGCTGTTCAGCAAGCCGGCCAACCTGCTGGTGCTGGACGAGCCGACCAACGACCTCGACGTGGAAACCCTGGAGCTGCTCGAGGAGGTGCTGCTGACCTTCCCCGGCACCGTGCTGATGGTCAGCCACGACCGTGCCTTCCTCGATAACGTGGTCACCAGCACCCTGGTGTTCGAGGGCGAGGGGCGCGTGCGCGAATATGTCGGCGGCTATCAGGACTGGCTGCGTCAGGGCGGCTCGGCGCGCCTGCTGGGGGTCGGCGAGAGCAAGGGCGGCAAGGCCGAACTGGCCTCCGCCGTGGTTGCCGCGGCCGCGGCGCCCGCAGCGGTGCCCGAGCCGGCCGCGGCTGCAGGGAAAAAGAAGCTCAGCTACAAGCTGCAGCGCGAGCTGGAGGCGCTGCCCGGGCAGATCGATGCCCTGGAGACGCAGATCGCCACCGTGCAGGAGCGCGTGGGCGACCCTGGCTTCTACCAGCAGCCGGCGCAGGAGACGGCGGCGGTCCTGGCGCAGCTGCAGGCGCTGCAGGATGAACTGGATCAGCTTTTGGAGCGTTGGGCCGAACTGGAAGGCTAA
- a CDS encoding transglycosylase SLT domain-containing protein, translating into MRGRLFSLLSCFCLLAATLASAQAASLEQQRQYYDEAKRALAKGNSEPYRRYASALRDYPLEPYLAYDELTARLKSASNDEIEKFLAEHGDLPQAGWMKLRWLRWLAERGEWQRFVNHYDPALNFTELDCLYGQYQLGHGLTAEGHATAEKLWLVGKSQPEACDRLFERWSGAGQLTEQKRWQRAKLAAEARNYGLAKYLVKSLPNLGKQGQLLIEVAQKPQLLAQTARFAPADAAMADVVGLGLRRLARQDPEQALRLLDGYAQRLHFSSEEQVAIAREIGLTLAKRFDARALEVMAKYDPELRDNTVSEWRARLLLRLGRWNEAHRLTRLMPAALAQTSRWRYWQARSLQLAQPNNSEHQALYQGLAKERDFYGFMAADQVKAPYQLNNKPLALDRNTLQKVRNAAGIRRALEFHARGQIVDGRREWYHVSRLFSREELVAQARLAYDLGWYFPAIRTISQAQYWDDLDVRFPMAHRSELTREAKKRGIHSSWVFAITRQESAFMADARSPVGAMGLMQLMPATAKETARRFGIPLSSPQLAYRPEVNIQLGAAYLSQIYGQFNGNRVLASAAYNAGPGRVRQWLRGADHLAYDVWIENIPFDETRQYVQNVLSYAVIYGQKLNAPQPLIGWHERYFDDQ; encoded by the coding sequence ATGCGCGGTCGCCTGTTCTCCCTGCTGTCCTGCTTCTGTCTCCTTGCCGCCACGCTCGCCTCGGCCCAGGCCGCCAGCCTGGAGCAGCAGCGCCAGTACTACGACGAGGCCAAGCGGGCCCTGGCCAAGGGCAACAGCGAGCCCTATCGGCGCTACGCCAGCGCCTTGCGCGACTACCCCCTGGAGCCCTACCTGGCCTACGACGAGCTGACCGCCCGTCTGAAATCGGCGAGCAATGACGAGATCGAGAAGTTCCTCGCCGAGCACGGCGACCTGCCCCAGGCCGGCTGGATGAAACTGCGCTGGCTGCGCTGGTTGGCCGAACGCGGCGAATGGCAGCGCTTCGTCAACCACTACGACCCGGCGCTGAACTTCACCGAGCTGGACTGCCTGTACGGCCAGTACCAGCTCGGCCACGGCCTGACCGCCGAGGGCCATGCCACGGCGGAGAAGCTCTGGTTGGTCGGCAAGTCCCAGCCGGAGGCCTGCGATCGCCTGTTCGAGCGTTGGAGCGGCGCCGGCCAGCTCACCGAACAGAAGCGCTGGCAACGGGCCAAGCTGGCCGCCGAAGCCCGCAACTATGGCCTGGCCAAGTACCTGGTCAAGAGCCTGCCGAACCTGGGCAAGCAGGGCCAGCTGCTGATCGAGGTGGCGCAGAAGCCGCAACTGCTCGCCCAGACCGCGCGTTTCGCGCCGGCGGACGCAGCCATGGCCGACGTGGTCGGCCTGGGCCTGCGCCGCCTGGCCCGCCAGGATCCGGAGCAGGCACTGAGGCTGCTCGACGGTTACGCCCAGCGCCTGCACTTCTCCAGCGAGGAGCAGGTCGCCATCGCCCGCGAGATCGGCCTGACCCTGGCCAAGCGCTTCGACGCCCGCGCCCTCGAGGTGATGGCCAAGTACGACCCAGAACTGCGCGACAACACCGTCAGCGAATGGCGCGCGCGCCTGCTGCTGCGTCTCGGTCGCTGGAACGAAGCGCACCGCCTGACCCGGCTGATGCCCGCCGCCCTGGCGCAGACCAGCCGCTGGCGCTACTGGCAGGCGCGCAGCCTGCAACTGGCCCAGCCCAACAATAGCGAGCACCAGGCCCTCTACCAGGGCCTGGCCAAGGAGCGCGACTTCTACGGCTTCATGGCCGCCGACCAGGTCAAGGCGCCTTACCAGCTGAACAACAAGCCCCTGGCGCTGGACCGCAACACACTGCAGAAGGTACGCAACGCCGCCGGCATCCGCCGCGCCCTGGAGTTCCATGCCCGCGGCCAGATCGTCGACGGCCGCCGCGAGTGGTATCACGTCAGTCGCCTGTTCAGCCGCGAGGAGCTGGTCGCCCAGGCCCGCCTGGCCTATGACCTGGGCTGGTATTTCCCGGCCATCCGCACCATCAGCCAGGCCCAGTACTGGGACGACCTCGACGTGCGCTTCCCCATGGCCCACCGCTCGGAGCTGACCCGCGAGGCGAAGAAGCGCGGCATTCACTCCAGCTGGGTGTTCGCCATCACCCGCCAGGAAAGCGCCTTCATGGCCGACGCCCGCTCGCCGGTCGGCGCCATGGGCCTGATGCAGCTGATGCCGGCCACCGCCAAGGAGACCGCGCGGCGCTTCGGCATCCCCCTATCTTCGCCGCAACTGGCCTACCGCCCGGAGGTCAACATCCAGCTGGGCGCCGCCTACCTGAGCCAGATCTACGGCCAGTTCAACGGCAACCGGGTACTCGCCTCCGCCGCCTACAACGCCGGACCCGGCCGCGTGCGCCAGTGGCTGCGCGGCGCCGACCACCTGGCCTACGACGTGTGGATCGAGAACATTCCGTTCGACGAGACGCGGCAATACGTGCAGAACGTGCTGTCCTATGCGGTGATCTACGGGCAGAAGCTCAACGCCCCGCAGCCGCTGATCGGCTGGCACGAACGCTACTTCGACGATCAATGA
- a CDS encoding MOSC domain-containing protein: MLRLSGLYRYPLKSAIAESLDEAQLDALGLSGDRRWMVVDAASGRFLTQRLLPQMTQLRARWQDAEQLRLSAPGMADLLVALPGEQAELRGVTIWRDSLRVPDAGEAAARWLSQALGRDCRLVQVCEARARQVDTAYAAVGDKVAFADGFPLLLIGQGSLDDLSVRVGRPLEMLRFRPNLVIEGAPPYAEDGWKRIRIGDLEFRVAKGCSRCIMTTLDPQTGERSVDREPLTTLRGYRQREGEVYFGQNLIACGSGELAVGMPVEVLE, from the coding sequence ATGTTACGTCTCTCGGGGTTGTACCGTTATCCGCTGAAGTCGGCCATCGCCGAGTCCCTGGACGAGGCGCAGCTCGATGCCCTGGGGCTCTCGGGGGACCGCCGCTGGATGGTAGTGGATGCGGCCAGCGGGCGCTTCCTGACTCAGCGCCTGCTGCCGCAGATGACCCAGTTGCGGGCGCGCTGGCAGGATGCCGAGCAACTGCGCCTGAGCGCGCCGGGCATGGCCGATCTGCTGGTCGCGCTGCCCGGCGAGCAGGCCGAGCTGCGCGGGGTGACCATCTGGCGCGACAGCCTGCGGGTGCCGGATGCCGGCGAGGCGGCGGCCCGCTGGCTGAGCCAGGCGCTCGGACGCGATTGCCGTCTGGTGCAGGTCTGCGAGGCCCGCGCGCGGCAGGTCGACACCGCCTATGCCGCGGTCGGCGACAAGGTGGCCTTTGCCGACGGTTTCCCCCTGCTGCTGATCGGTCAGGGCTCGCTGGACGACCTGTCCGTCCGGGTCGGCCGTCCCCTGGAGATGTTGCGCTTTCGCCCCAATCTGGTGATCGAGGGTGCGCCGCCCTATGCCGAAGACGGCTGGAAACGCATCCGCATCGGCGACCTGGAGTTTCGCGTGGCCAAGGGCTGTTCCCGTTGCATCATGACCACCCTCGACCCGCAGACCGGCGAGCGCAGCGTCGACCGCGAGCCGCTGACGACTCTGCGCGGCTATCGTCAGCGCGAGGGCGAGGTGTATTTCGGGCAGAACCTGATCGCCTGCGGCAGCGGCGAGCTGGCCGTGGGCATGCCGGTCGAGGTCCTCGAGTAG
- a CDS encoding DUF1499 domain-containing protein: MSQFSLRQNALIRATRPAHKPGLALALALLGACGGAPPEHLGVHAGRLAPCPDSPNCVSSQARDEAHRVAPLPLLGTRQQTRARLVALLGREPRARLVVQGDDYLRAEFSSRLLRFVDDVEFLIGEQGVEVRSASRLGHSDLGVNRQRIERLRRRLAPQPAP; encoded by the coding sequence ATGAGCCAGTTTTCCCTTAGGCAAAACGCCCTTATACGAGCAACCCGCCCCGCCCACAAGCCCGGACTGGCCCTCGCGCTGGCCCTGCTGGGCGCCTGCGGCGGCGCGCCGCCGGAGCACCTGGGCGTGCACGCCGGCCGCCTGGCGCCCTGCCCCGACTCGCCCAACTGCGTCAGCAGCCAGGCCCGCGACGAGGCCCACCGGGTTGCGCCGCTGCCGCTGCTGGGGACCCGGCAACAGACCCGCGCACGACTGGTCGCGCTGCTCGGTCGCGAGCCGCGGGCACGGCTGGTGGTGCAGGGCGATGACTATTTGCGTGCGGAATTCAGCAGCCGGCTGCTGCGCTTCGTCGACGACGTGGAGTTTCTCATCGGCGAGCAGGGGGTCGAGGTGCGTTCGGCGTCACGCCTGGGCCACTCGGACTTGGGCGTCAACCGCCAGCGCATCGAACGGCTGCGCCGGCGCCTGGCTCCACAGCCTGCCCCCTAG
- a CDS encoding chemotaxis protein CheV, with translation MAGILDSVDQRTQLVGENRLEILMFRLAGRQLFAINVFKVQEVLQLPRLTLIPQRHRCVCGVVNLRGQTLPVIDLSQAIGMRPLVPDERSTIIVTEYNRSVQAFLVGGVERILNLNWEAILPPPGGAGRQHYLTAITKIEDQLVEIIDVEKVLAEIVPYSTKISSERLSDPLLARARGREVLLVDDSSVALTQLRDTLSQLGMKMHVATDGLKGLRLLKQWADAGEVVSDKLLMVFTDAEMPEMDGYRLTTEIRQDPRLKDLYVVLHTSLSGSFNEAMVKKVGCDGFLSKFQPDRLVEVIRERLLRDEASA, from the coding sequence ATGGCCGGCATTCTCGACTCGGTCGATCAACGCACCCAGTTGGTGGGCGAGAACCGTCTGGAAATCCTGATGTTCCGCCTGGCCGGTCGACAGCTGTTCGCGATCAACGTGTTCAAGGTGCAGGAAGTCCTGCAGCTGCCCAGGCTGACCCTGATTCCGCAGCGTCATCGCTGTGTCTGCGGAGTGGTCAACCTGCGCGGCCAGACCCTGCCGGTGATCGACCTGTCCCAGGCCATCGGCATGCGTCCGCTGGTGCCGGACGAGCGCAGTACCATCATCGTCACCGAGTACAACCGCTCGGTGCAGGCCTTCCTGGTGGGTGGCGTCGAGCGCATCCTCAACCTCAACTGGGAGGCCATACTGCCGCCGCCGGGCGGGGCCGGGCGCCAGCACTACCTGACCGCGATCACCAAGATCGAGGATCAGCTGGTGGAAATCATCGATGTGGAGAAGGTGCTGGCCGAGATCGTGCCGTACAGCACCAAGATCTCCAGCGAGCGGCTGAGCGATCCGCTGCTGGCCCGCGCCCGCGGCCGCGAGGTGCTGCTGGTGGACGACTCCAGCGTGGCCCTGACCCAGCTGCGCGATACCCTGTCGCAGCTGGGCATGAAGATGCACGTGGCCACCGACGGCCTCAAGGGCCTGCGCCTGCTCAAGCAGTGGGCCGATGCCGGGGAGGTGGTGAGCGACAAGCTGCTGATGGTCTTCACCGATGCGGAGATGCCGGAGATGGACGGCTATCGTCTGACCACCGAGATCCGTCAGGACCCGCGCCTGAAAGACCTCTACGTGGTGCTGCATACCTCGCTCTCCGGCAGCTTCAACGAGGCCATGGTGAAGAAGGTCGGTTGCGATGGTTTCCTGTCCAAGTTCCAGCCGGACCGGCTGGTCGAGGTGATACGCGAGCGCCTGCTGCGCGACGAGGCCAGCGCCTAG
- a CDS encoding FGGY-family carbohydrate kinase yields MPVDRAPDEKDCAVSETSYLLAIDNGTQSVRALLFDLQGNLLGKGKVELEAYYSAQPGWAEQDPEYYWASVGEACQQLWRQLDIDRSQIKGVSLTSQRGTLIHVDAAGMPLRPAILWLDQRRAEVAGPISGLWGWLLRLAGAGEAVAHFRAQAEVNWVAQQQPEVHSRTHKVLLLSGFLTHRLCGRFVDSLTSCVAYLPFDYKRLQWAAPGDWKWQALAVRREQLPELCRPGELLGHVTAEASRHTGIPEGLPLIAAGADKACEVLGAGGVEPHVACLSYGTTATINTTRRRYLETTRLIPPYPAAIPGHFNTEVMIFRGFWMVSWFKQEFGLHEMQRAGELGVAPEALFDELVDAVPPGAMGLMLQPYWSPGIREPGLEAKGSIIGFGDVHTRAHLYRAILEGLAYALRQGKERIERRSGSKITRLRVSGGGSQSDAAMQLTADIFGLPAERPHTYETSGLGAAIDCAVGLGLYPDFPSAIRGMTRVGRVFQPDPQAQQTYQRLYLEVYLRMYRQLRPLYRSIRAITGYPA; encoded by the coding sequence ATGCCCGTGGACCGGGCGCCTGACGAGAAGGATTGCGCTGTGAGCGAGACAAGCTACCTGCTGGCCATCGACAACGGCACCCAGAGCGTGCGCGCCCTGTTGTTCGACCTGCAGGGCAACCTGCTCGGCAAGGGCAAGGTGGAGCTCGAGGCCTACTACTCGGCGCAACCCGGCTGGGCCGAGCAGGACCCCGAATACTACTGGGCCAGCGTCGGCGAGGCCTGCCAGCAACTGTGGCGGCAACTGGACATCGATCGCAGCCAGATCAAGGGCGTGTCGCTGACCTCGCAGCGTGGCACCCTGATCCATGTCGACGCCGCCGGCATGCCGTTGCGCCCGGCGATCCTCTGGCTGGATCAGCGCCGCGCCGAGGTGGCGGGGCCGATCAGCGGACTCTGGGGCTGGCTGCTCAGACTGGCCGGCGCCGGCGAGGCGGTGGCGCATTTCCGCGCCCAGGCCGAGGTCAACTGGGTGGCCCAGCAGCAACCGGAGGTACACAGCCGGACCCACAAGGTGCTGCTGCTCTCGGGCTTTCTCACCCATCGACTGTGCGGCCGCTTCGTCGATTCGCTGACCAGCTGCGTGGCCTACCTGCCGTTCGACTACAAGCGCCTGCAGTGGGCGGCGCCCGGCGACTGGAAGTGGCAGGCGCTGGCGGTGCGCCGCGAGCAGCTGCCCGAGTTGTGCCGGCCCGGCGAGCTGCTCGGCCACGTCACGGCCGAGGCCAGCCGCCACACCGGCATTCCCGAGGGCCTGCCGCTGATCGCCGCCGGCGCCGACAAGGCCTGCGAGGTGCTCGGCGCCGGCGGTGTGGAGCCGCACGTCGCCTGCCTGTCCTACGGCACCACGGCGACCATCAACACCACCCGTCGCCGCTACCTGGAGACTACCCGGCTGATCCCGCCCTATCCGGCGGCGATACCCGGACACTTCAACACCGAGGTGATGATCTTTCGCGGCTTCTGGATGGTTAGCTGGTTCAAGCAGGAGTTCGGCCTGCACGAGATGCAGCGCGCCGGCGAACTCGGCGTCGCCCCCGAGGCGCTGTTCGACGAGCTGGTCGATGCGGTGCCGCCCGGCGCCATGGGGTTGATGCTGCAACCCTACTGGTCGCCGGGCATCCGTGAGCCGGGCCTGGAGGCCAAGGGCTCGATCATCGGCTTCGGCGACGTGCACACCCGGGCGCACCTGTACCGCGCCATCCTCGAGGGGCTGGCCTATGCCCTGCGCCAGGGCAAGGAACGCATCGAGAGGCGCTCGGGCAGCAAGATCACCCGCCTGCGGGTGTCCGGCGGCGGCTCCCAGAGCGATGCGGCCATGCAGCTGACCGCCGACATCTTCGGCCTGCCGGCCGAGCGCCCGCACACCTACGAGACCTCGGGACTGGGCGCGGCGATCGACTGCGCGGTGGGGCTGGGGCTGTATCCGGACTTCCCCTCGGCGATCCGTGGCATGACCCGCGTGGGCCGGGTCTTCCAGCCCGATCCGCAGGCCCAGCAGACCTACCAGCGGTTGTATCTCGAGGTCTACCTGCGCATGTATCGGCAACTCAGGCCGCTGTACCGGAGCATTCGGGCCATCACCGGCTATCCGGCCTAG
- a CDS encoding glycerol-3-phosphate dehydrogenase/oxidase produces the protein MEAWNAAWRERALPQLAARDWDLIVVGGGICGAGILREAARRGWTCLLLEQRDFAWGTSSRSSKMVHGGLRYIAKGQLGLTRDAVRERQRLLAEAPGLVEPLSFLMAHYRGQFPGPRVFGGLLALYDALAGRRNHLYYPRQALRYLAPGLKEDGLLGATRFFDAVTDDARLVMRVLGEARGDGAEALNGVRVLELLREGGRVVGLLAEDRETGRRYRLRSRAVAQATGAWADRLDGGARIRPLRGSHLLLPAWCLPVAHAFSFMHAADGRPVFVFPWEGATVVGTTDLDHREPLDQEACISVVELDYLLAACAQQFPAARIGSGDVLSTWAGVRPVVSDGEAGRRPSDETREHALWVEPGSVTLAGGKLTTFRPLALEVLRACAEFVGRPLVDGGAATFRPCANPPVTHLSPARQKRLGGRYGRELPGLLALQAEVGSQPVAGSETLWIELAWAAQHELVLHLDDLLLRRTRLGLLLPGGAQAQLPRIRALCQPRLGWSDARWEQEQRDYLALWRRCYSVPGEH, from the coding sequence ATGGAAGCCTGGAATGCCGCCTGGCGTGAACGCGCGCTGCCGCAGCTGGCGGCGCGCGACTGGGATCTGATCGTGGTCGGTGGCGGCATTTGCGGGGCTGGCATCCTCCGCGAGGCGGCGCGGCGCGGCTGGACATGCCTGTTGCTGGAGCAGCGCGACTTCGCCTGGGGTACCTCCAGCCGTTCGTCGAAGATGGTCCATGGCGGCCTGCGCTATATCGCCAAGGGCCAGCTCGGCCTGACCCGCGACGCGGTGCGCGAGCGCCAGCGCCTGCTGGCCGAGGCGCCGGGCCTGGTGGAGCCGCTGAGCTTCCTGATGGCCCATTACCGGGGACAGTTTCCCGGGCCGAGAGTGTTCGGCGGGCTGCTGGCGCTGTATGACGCCCTGGCCGGCAGGCGCAACCATCTGTATTACCCCCGGCAGGCGCTGCGCTATCTGGCGCCGGGGCTCAAGGAGGACGGCCTGCTGGGCGCCACGCGCTTCTTCGATGCGGTGACCGACGACGCCCGCCTGGTCATGCGCGTGCTCGGCGAGGCCCGCGGCGACGGCGCCGAGGCGCTCAATGGCGTGCGTGTGCTGGAGCTGCTGCGCGAGGGCGGGCGGGTGGTCGGCCTGCTCGCCGAGGACCGGGAAACTGGCCGCCGCTATCGCCTGCGCAGCCGCGCGGTGGCCCAGGCCACCGGGGCCTGGGCCGATCGCCTGGATGGCGGCGCGCGGATCCGTCCGCTACGCGGCAGCCACCTGCTGCTGCCGGCCTGGTGCCTGCCGGTGGCCCACGCCTTCAGCTTCATGCACGCGGCGGATGGCCGGCCGGTCTTCGTCTTCCCCTGGGAGGGTGCCACCGTGGTCGGCACCACCGACCTGGACCATCGCGAGCCACTGGATCAGGAGGCCTGCATCAGCGTCGTGGAGCTGGACTACCTGCTGGCCGCCTGCGCCCAGCAGTTTCCCGCGGCGCGGATCGGCTCCGGCGATGTGCTCTCGACCTGGGCCGGGGTACGTCCGGTGGTGAGCGACGGCGAGGCCGGTCGCCGGCCTTCCGATGAGACCCGCGAACACGCGCTGTGGGTCGAGCCCGGCAGCGTGACCCTGGCCGGCGGCAAGCTGACCACCTTCCGTCCGCTGGCTCTGGAGGTGCTGCGTGCCTGCGCGGAGTTTGTCGGGCGGCCGCTGGTGGACGGCGGCGCAGCGACCTTCCGGCCCTGCGCGAACCCGCCCGTGACACACCTGAGCCCGGCCCGGCAGAAACGTCTGGGCGGACGCTATGGCCGCGAGCTGCCGGGGCTGCTGGCTCTGCAGGCCGAGGTCGGCAGCCAGCCGGTTGCCGGCAGCGAGACGCTCTGGATCGAACTGGCCTGGGCGGCGCAGCACGAGCTGGTGCTGCATCTGGATGACCTGCTGCTGCGCCGTACCCGCCTCGGCCTGCTGCTGCCCGGCGGTGCCCAGGCCCAGTTGCCGCGCATCCGCGCGCTGTGCCAGCCTCGCCTGGGCTGGAGCGATGCCCGCTGGGAGCAGGAGCAGCGGGACTATCTGGCGCTCTGGCGGCGCTGCTACAGCGTGCCGGGCGAGCACTGA